In a single window of the Bacillus mycoides genome:
- the ndoA gene encoding type II toxin-antitoxin system endoribonuclease NdoA gives MIVKRGDVYFADLSPVVGSEQGGVRPVLVIQNDIGNRFSPTVIVAAITAQIQKAKLPTHVEIDAKKYGFERDSVILLEQIRTIDKQRLTDKITHLDEVMMSRVDEALQISLGLIDF, from the coding sequence TTGATTGTAAAACGCGGCGACGTGTATTTTGCAGACCTTTCCCCAGTTGTTGGTTCTGAGCAAGGAGGCGTTCGTCCGGTTCTTGTCATTCAAAATGACATCGGAAATCGTTTTAGTCCGACTGTGATTGTAGCGGCTATTACTGCACAGATTCAAAAAGCGAAATTACCCACTCATGTGGAAATTGATGCGAAAAAGTACGGTTTTGAGAGGGATTCTGTTATTTTACTTGAGCAGATTCGAACAATCGATAAGCAACGCTTAACGGACAAAATCACTCATTTGGATGAAGTGATGATGAGTCGTGTAGATGAAGCGTTACAAATTAGTTTAGGACTAATAGATTTTTAA
- a CDS encoding antitoxin EndoAI, whose amino-acid sequence MSESSVTTEIVVRLPKQMVTELDGIGKQENKNRHELICQATQLLLRQHKTKKRYQHESMRRGYIEMGKINLGIASEAFLAEYEAAHTVERLVSGG is encoded by the coding sequence GTGTCCGAATCAAGTGTAACTACTGAAATCGTGGTTCGGTTGCCAAAGCAAATGGTAACGGAATTGGACGGAATTGGAAAACAAGAGAATAAGAATCGCCATGAACTAATTTGCCAGGCAACACAACTGTTATTGCGTCAACATAAGACGAAGAAACGCTACCAACATGAATCAATGCGACGTGGGTACATTGAAATGGGAAAAATTAATCTTGGTATTGCATCTGAAGCTTTCTTAGCAGAGTATGAAGCAGCTCATACAGTAGAACGCTTAGTTAGCGGGGGGTAA